The nucleotide window GTAAGCTACCTTATATCCTATTCCCATTGAAAAATGGGCGTTTATTTTGACAGCAAGTGATGAGTCAGACTTAATAAAATAGACATTTGTATCCTCTAAGTTGGTGTCGTATCTTAGAAGCTGTTTAAATGTGAGATTTTCTCTTATTTTCCATCTGTAATCAAACTCAGCAGATCCAGTTGTGTAATCTTTGTTTTTTCCATCTTTGTAATCTGAGAATGTATAACCTAAAGAAGCAAGCCCTTTGAGTATATGTTTTTCTGTCTTGATTATGTCATAACCTAAACCTGCAGACCATACAGTCTTGTAATTGTAACCTGAGAACTTATCTCTCAGGTAATCTCCCTGAACAAATCCAAACAGTCTCTCATTCAGCAGTCTTTCCCATCTGCCTAACAGATACAGTTTGTTTGTGTTCTCTTTGTTATTTGTTTTTCCGTATAAAAACTCACCTTTCCCAAGAAATCTGTTTACAGTTTTTTTCCAGTTTGTTTCTATTTTTGTGGCAAATGTTTCTGTGTCAGAGTTTCCTGATGTTTTTACATAGGAAAGCTCACCGTGTGTTTTCCATTCTGCTTTTTCTTCTTGAGCAAAAGAGTTTGAGACTGCAAGTGCTGTCAGACCGTAAACAAAAAGCTTTTTTTTCATTTTCCCTCCTGTTTACTGCTTTCTCCCCGTTCAGATTTTATCAGGTTAAGAGATTTTGTCAAACAAAAGTTGTATAATAAATGCAAAATATTTGCATTAGCATTAAGGAGGTTAGGATATGAAAAAGCTCTTACTTTCTGCTCTTTTTGTTTTTCCTGCTTTTGGATACAGTCTTAACGGTATTTCTGTTGAGTCAGGATACGGAACACAATCTGATGTATCAAAAGTGACCTCTCCGTCTGATATTATTACAAAAGAGGAGATTGATGAAAAACACCCTTTTGACATAAAAGATATTATTTTTAACAGGAATGGTTTTTCTTATTCTTCAGCAGGTGGGTTTGGTCAGACAGTATCCCTTTATCTTTGGGGAACAGACCCAAAAAGAACTGTTATGTTTATTGATGGTATAAGGATCAATGATTTTACAACACCTAACATATCACCTGCTTATGAGCTTCTGCTTCTTGATGATATTCAGCAGATTGAGGTGATAAAAGGTGTCCAGTCTGGTGTGTGGGGAGCTGATGCTGTTGGTGGTGTTATTAATCTGATAACAGAAAAACCAAAGAAAGGTTTTCATATCAAAATGAAAGGTCTCATAGGGGATTACAACACAAAAAAGGCAGGTTTTACCCTGTCATTTGCAAATGAAAAAATAGATATCCTTCTTGGCTACCACTGGCTTAAAACATCAGGCTTTTCTGCTGCAGAGCCTAAAAAATCAGATCCAGATTACGGAAAAAGATGGGACGAGATAGGTTGGGAAAGAGATCCTTACAGGAACGACACACTCAACTTTAAGATGGGCTGGAACATAACTGAAAAAGACAGGTTTGAGACGGTAATAAAAAGTATTGATGCTGTTATACATTATGATGCTGCAGCAGGTGTTGATGCAAAGGATTACGATAATCCTTTTGGCTGGGGTGTTTCACAGTATTTTAACCATTACTCCCAGCAGTTTTACAAGCTACAGTATAATAAAAGTTTTAAAAACAACAAAATAACAGCATTTTTTTCAAAATCTATTTTCAAAAGATCACAGTATAACGGTTATGAGGGAAGATATACAGAGTACAGTCTGAAAGACAGGTTTGATTATTCAGGCGGATTTGTTAATTTTGGTTTTTCAAGGCAGGATTTTGTTCAGAATAAATCTGGCGGGACTGTTTTAAACAGAAGATACCACAACAACGGTTATTTTTTAACAAATGTTTACACATTCAAAAATATTACCCTTTCCCAGTCTTTAAGACATGACAGCTACTCCTCTTTTAAAGACAAAACAACATGGAAGTTAGGTGGAAAGTATTTTGTCAAAAAGGATATTTTTGTTTTTGCAAACTGGGGATCAGGTTACAACATACCTACTATTGATCAGCTTTATAACCCATGGTGGGGTAATCCTAACTTGAAACCTGAAAACTCAAGGCAGTGGGACATCGGAACAGGTTTTAAAAGCTTTAGTATAACCTATTTCAGATACTCATTCAGGGATAAAATAGATTACAACTCTGTTTCAGGAAGGTATGAAAATCTTACAGGAAAAACAAAGATAAATGGAATAGATGCTTCATACTCAAGGTTTTTACCTGCAGTAAAAAGCTACATAAGGATCAACTATACCTATCTTGACAGTAAAGATCCTCAGGGGAAAAGACTACCAAGAAGAGCTCTAAACCAGTTTGGGTTTGATCTTGTGTGGTATCCAGACGAGATGGTTAATATAGGTTTTTCAGGGGTTTATGTTGGAAAAAGAAAAGATACAAACAACGCCCAGACAGGCTACTACACCGTTATAAACAGCTTTGCAAACTTTAATATTAATAAAAACCTCCTTGCTTATGTTAAGATAAACAACATAACAGACAAGTATTACCAGACTATTGACGGTTATGCTACTGAAGGCAGAAGTTTATATGCAGGAATGCAGTTAAAATGGTGATAGATGAGGATAACCCGTTTATACCCAAGGAGGTACTTCTGGTATAAATTTGTTAATTCTCTTTTTACAGGATTGTCTATAGGCTCAATATTTACAATATATGCACCATTAAAACCCTCCATATTTTCTGTGGGGGGTGTTCTTCTTGCCATTGGTATGCTCATAGTGGCAAAGTTTTATGAAAAACTTATGACATTAAGGATCTTCTTCTTTATAGCCCTTTTTGTTGAGCTTGTTATTTTAATCCTCGTTTCTTATTTTCTTATAAAACCCTACACATACTCAACAGCACTTTTTGTTTATGCAGGATACCAGCTTACATTCGTTTTTGGTTCGTATCTTGTCAGGAGTGAAACCCTTTTTTTGAGAAAAAAAAGGCTGTTATCACTTGTTGACATATACAGACAGGCAGGATATCTTCTGGGACTTGTTGTGTCCTTTCTTTTTTACAAGAGTCTTGATATATTTTTTATGGTAAAGGCAAATCAGGAAAAAGTTTATGACATCCATTTTGTTCTTCTTGGGGTAGAAGTTCTGATAATTGTTCTTCTTATCAGATCATTCAGGATAAGAATTGATTAGATCTTTGAGAGGGTCTAGAGGATAGTAAAAGGAGTAAGACTTTCTGTAAGATCTTAAAAGATCAAACGCATCAGGAATAAACCTTATAAGATCTGTTGCTTTCATACTTTCAACATTTATAAATCTTGATGCGATGTCCCCTGAAAGTCCGTGGAGATAAACACCTGTTTTAACCCCTTCCTCTGCTCCAAGTCTGTAAACCATTGTTCCCAGTATTCCAGCAAGGATATCTCCTGTCCCTGCTGTTGCCATTCCTTCATTCCCCCTTATTGAGTAGAACACTTTTCCGTCCGGTGTTGAGATAACAGTTCTTGAGCCTTTTAGCACTGTGTAAACGCCTGTTTCTGCAGAAAACTCCTTTGATACTTCTTCCATGTTGTCTGATATATCTTTTGTTTTTATTCCTGTCAGTCTTGACATCTCTCCTATGTGAGGTGTCAGCACAGTTGGGTATTTCCTTTTTTTCAGAAGATTTTTAAAGTTATCAATCAGTGAAAGGTTGTTAATTCCGTCTGCATCAATAACAAGGGGCATTTTTACCTTTAGAAGTTCTCTGATTATCTCTGTTGTATTCTGATTAACAGACATTCCCATACCAACAGCTATAGATGTGAATTTACCGTTTTTTATGATCTGCTTTATCTGTTTTACGGAGTTTCTTCCAAACATACCATCTTTGCTGTGGACAGGAATGGTCATCTCTTCAATTAAGGCATTTTCAAATATACCGTCAAGCTCTTCAGGAACAACAGCAGTAACAAGCCCTGATCCTGATGCTGTTGCAGATTTTGATGCCATAATCACTGCCCCTGTTTTTCCCTTTGAACCTCCAATAACAAGAAGATGTCCGTATGTATATTTGTGGCTGTTTTTCTTTCTTACAGGCAGTTTTATGTCTGATGGCTCAAGAAGGTATCTGTTTATCGCTTTCAGATACTGCCGATCTATTGATATATCAACAACATAAACATCACCACAATACTCACAGACAGGGTAAAGTATGTGGGCAGGTTTTGGATAGGCAAATGTTATGGTAATGTCTGCTTTTGTGTGTATTCCTTCTATCTTTCCTGTGTCTGTTGATAAACCTGAAGGAATGTCAACAGCAACAACTTTTTTTGAGTATCTGTTTATCAGATGTATCGCTTTTTCCCTGTATCCTCTAACAGGTGGGGTAAACCCTGTCCCGAAGATAGCATCAATCGTTATATCTGCTTCTTTTAATGGATTTATCATTTTTCTTAGCTTGTCTTCCCCTATCAGGCTTACTGATCCTCCAAATGTTTCGTATATCTCAAGATTTTTTTTGTTGTCCTCAGAAAGCTTTTTTGTAGAGTCAGAAAGAATAAAAACCTTTACATCTTTCCCTGCAAGAAGGAGATATCTTGCGATAACAAGACCGTCTCCACCGTTGTTTCCTGTTCCTGCAACAACAACGGCAGATCTGAAATCTAATCTATCAAGTATTATCTGTGAAGCTGTTCTGCCGGCATTTTCCATAAGAACAAGAGATGGAATACCTGTCAGTTTTATGGTGTTTTCATCGGCAAAAGCCATCTCTCTGGCTTTAAGGAGTTTCATTTCTCCACCTGTGATTTAACAAATTCTTTAAGCTGATAAACAGCGTATATTATGTCTCCGTACATATCCATGTCATAGCATATAGTTGCACCGCACCCGTCAGATGAGGATATATCCTCAAGCTCTATTATCTGGTCTATCCACTCAGGAAATTTTATTGTTGTTTTTTCTTTTAACTTTCCGATTATATCTAAAATCCCATCTTCCTCTTTTATTTGCACTTTGTATTCTTCTGCCAGAGCTTTCAAAAGAAAGGAAACAGCATTTTGAAGATGGTAAAAAACAAGACCGTCATCACAGAACTCAACTTCCAGAAGCTCTTCAACCTGAGAAAGTTCTTCTTCTGCTTTTTTTAAAAGCTCATTCATATCTCAAACCTCAGGTCAGCAAGGTTTATCAATGTTTTGTCGTGAGGATAAAAGCCCAATATCCTCAGGATAAGTGTGTATAAGCCTTCCTCTCCTATTTTATTAATTATATCCTGATGTGAGGCTTTCATAGTATAAATGTCTGCTACAGCCCTATATGGATTTTCCAGAGGCAATGACTCAAGGGAGTTTGTAAAAAGATGGTACAGGAATTTGCCTTCATTTGATTTAGATAAAGCCAGCCAGCCTGTAAGTTCTTCTTTGTCTATCTTGTTCAGATAGTATTTTGATAATAAGTTTTTCAGGGATATATCCTCATCTTTATCCTTAACAAGCTCTTGCATATCAAGGTATCTGTCGTACCTCTGTGTAAAATAAAAATAGTCTGCATCAAATCTGGCATCTTCACTGTAAAAAAGCTGAACAGGTTTATCAAGTGTTTTCTGGTTCAAATGCCCTTTTGATATATAAGGATACCTGAAAAGTTTTTTCAGGAAGTTTTTCATATCTTTTAAGAATTTTTCTGTCTGAAACCCCTCGTCCTGAGCCTGTCTGAACAGCTCAAATATGTAGTAGATAATGTCATCACCATTGTAATATCTAACAAGTAAAACAGGATTTAAATTCTTAACACCAAGAAGATAAAAAATAGATTCTATCTTTTCATAGGTGTCAACATCATCTCTTCTGATGCTTTCCTCAAAAACATTTTTCTGGGTCTGGTAATCCCTTATTGTAACTATTCTGTTTTCTATTCCCTCTTCTTCAAGCTTTGAGGCGTAAAGTATGTAATCAAACTCATCTTTATCTGAAATAACCTTTTTAACAAAACTTTTTATCTTTACAAAATATTTTGAAAGATCTGCAGTGTAAAAACTTCCCTTAAACTGCTGTTTTTCACCTGTTACAGCTTCATACAGGGAAGCAAAAATTGAAACCAAAGAGAATATAACAAAATTTTTATCAATGGTTATTTTCCCATCTTTTTGGATAAGCAGTCTGTCAATAGGGATTACATTCTCATAAACAGCCTTGTCAAAAAGGTTCAGTATTAAAAAATTAAGTTGTGCAAGTTTCAGTGATACACCTTCTGTAATGATCTCATCTTCAGGAAAAAGATCAAGGACTATCTGATGTTTTTTATATGCATCAAGATCCTCTATTTTGTTCAAAAACTCAGGCAAAAGGTTAAACTCTACTATTACACCATGTTTTTTAACCAGCGGGGCTCCTTCATAAAAAAATATAAGGGGAGAAGGTGAAGGTTGAAGTTCGCTAATAGCATCTGTAAAAAGCATAAAAATGATTTTTTCAGAGGTTTCTTCATCAGGTTTTATCTGAAGGTCATCAAATATCTTTGAAACAGCTGATCTTATTTCCCACTTGTTGAGATTTTTGAAATTCTGGTTTACAAATTTTGATATATTCTTTTTCTCTTCATTAAACCCTTTATTCAGTAAATCTTTTATATTGTCAAACTCTTTTGATTTATTTTTTATAAAATCAACACTTTTTGAAACAGCTTTTTGAATTTTTTTTATATCTTTTATGTTTAGTATATCCATCTTCCACCTACTGACTTATAAGATGTTTTAATCCTACTACCACGACCCTATAAACAAAAAACATAACTGTTGTAAAAAAACCAACGTTAAGAGCTATCAGAAAAAGAGCAAAGTTTGATCTTCTCTCCTCAGGAGGTTTCTTGCTGTTTTTCCAGAGCAGAAAAATATATGAAAGGAGACCAAATGTAAGTATCAAAAACAGAAGAATGAGTATATCTGTTGAGTGAAGATCTCCAACCTGAGCAAGAACAGATTCAGGAGTAGATTGATCTAACCTTAAAGAACCGGGTTTATCCATTTCTATCCTCCTACTTCAACCAGATGTATTCAGATCTTTCTGGTCCTGTGGAGAGCATCACAACCGGAACTCCTGTTTCTTCTTCTACTGTTTTTATAAACTCCCATGCTTCATCTGGAAGCTGATTTTTGTCTTTCAGTCTGAATGTATTTCTATCCCAGCCTTTTAATGTTTTATAAACCGGTTTGCAACTTTCAAGTATCTTTAATGATGCAGGAAAATCCCTTATTATCTCCCCATTATACTCGTAAGCCACAGCAACCTTTATCTCATCAAAATGGTCAAGAACGTCAAGCTTTGTTATTATAAGACCGTCCATTCCGTTAACTCTTGCTGCAAACCTGAGGGCTACAAGATCAAGCCAGCCGCACCTTCTTGGTCTTCCTGTTGTTGTTCCATATTCATGACCTTCATCTCTCAGTTTTTGTCCAACACCATCATTCAACTCTGTAGGAAATGGACCTGCTCCAACCCTCGTAACATAAGCCTTGCTAACTCCGTAAACCTCTGCCTGACCTATCAGTTTAGGTGAAACACCTGTTCCGTTACACAGACCTAATGCAGAAGCGTTTGATGATGTAACATATGGATAGGTTCCCATGTCTATATCAAGCATCGTTCCCTGTGCTCCTTCAAACAGCACCCTTTCCCCTTTTCTCAAAGCTGTATCAAGCATAAGAGATGTATCTGCAACAAGATCGCTTATCTTTTCAAAAAGCTTTAGCGTTTCGTCATACACCCTTTCAACAGAAAGATCAAAACTTTCACCGTATATCTTTTCTGCTATTTCTCTTGCTTCACCCATAGCACTTTCAAGCCTTGCTTTAAAATAAGGTGGATCAAAAAGGTCTGCTATCCTGATGCCTGTTCTTGCATACTTTGCCATATATGCAGGTCCAATACCTTTAAGTGTTGTTCCAACTTTGTCTTTACCTTTCTTTTTTTCAGACAGCCCATCAAGTATTTTGTGGTATGGAAAAACTATATGTGCCCTGTCACTTATAAAAAGTCTGCCCTCAAAATCTCCACAGACTTCCTTTACTTTTTCCATTTCTGCTATCAACTCTTCAAGGGCTATAACAACACCGTTTGATATTATGTTTTTCTTACCTTCTCTCAGTATTCCTGATGGGATAAGGTGAAGGGCATATTTTTTATCCCCAACTATAACTGTATGTCCTGCATTACTTCCCCCCTGATATCTAACAACATAATCGTAGTCTGGGGTAAGCAGATCAACAATCTTACCCTTTCCTTCGTCTCCCCACTGGGAGCCCAAGATAACAAGGCTTTTTCCCATTAACTTCCTCCTGTGTCAACATAAACAAACTCTTTTATATTTTTTCTTTTCCAGTGTCCTATAGAAGGCATACCTTCTATAAACTGTTTCTGAATATGCAAGAGCTTATTTATCCCAAGCTTTCCATACTCAAGCATCTTGTCAAATTCCTGCTGAGTAAAGGAGTATTCTTCACCTGTTGCCTGAACCTCAACAAAGTTTCCGCTACCTGTCATAACAAGGTTCATATCTACTTTTGCAGAAGAATCCTCCTTGAAGTTCAGATCAAGAACAACATCTTTTCCAACAATCCCTGTTGAAACAGCTGCAACGTAGTCCTTAAGTGGGTTTTGTTTTACAACACCGCTCTCTGTTATTTTTATCATCGCATCAGCAACAGCAATAAATGCTCCTGTTATTGATGCAACCCTTGTTCCTCCGTCTGCCTGAATAACATCGCAATCTACCCAGAGCGTTCTTTCTCCTAATTTTCTCAGATCAACAACACCTCTAAGGGATCTTCCTATTAGCCTCTGTATCTCTTGGGTTCTTCCTGAAGGAGCTCCCCTTACAACCTCTCTTATGTTTCTGCTTTCTGTTGATCTTGGGAGCATCGCATACTCTGCTGTGATCCATCCCTGTCCTGATCCTCTTAAGAAAGGAGGGACTTTTTCTTCTACAGAAGCTGTTATTATAACTTTTGTATTTCCCATCTCAATAAGAACAGACCCTTCGGCGTATATGTTAAAATCCCTGACTATCTTAATAGGTCTTAACTGCGTTGGGCTCCTTCCGTCTGGACGCAAACTTTTCCTCCATAACTTTTTTACAAACACAAAATTTTAACATAACTACAGTTTATCCGCTGAATAAACATTGAAAAGTTCTATTTTATACATAAGATTAAAAGAAAAAAGGAAGGGCATGATGAAAAAATTAAGTTCATTATCAAAAGTTGCTGAAAAATTAGAAAAAAAGGCTCAGTTAATAGAGGAGCATCTTGAACAGATATCTGACAGGATAAACCAGATTGAAAAAAGAATTTATGATATAAGAGACAAACTCAGCCTAAAAGAGGTTGAGGTAATTGAAACCTCAAGACAGATAAAAGAACTTGAGCATCAGCTTCATGAAATAAGACAGAAAATAAAAAAGCACAGAAAACTTATCCAGCAGGCAGAAACCCAGAGGGAGTATGAAAAGCTGATTAAAGAAAGGGATAAACTTGTTGCAAAATCTACAGATCTGGCAGAAAAAATAGACAGCCTGAAAAAAAAACTAAAGGATCTGCTTTTTGAGGAGGACAGGCTTTTTGAGGAAGAAGAACAGCTTGAGAAGGAAAGGGAAAAGCTACAAAAAGAGTATTCATACCTTCTAAGCCGTCTTCAATCAGTTTTAGTAAGACTGAACAAAAAGATAGAAAGTTTTAGAGAACTACACAGGGTTTGATTCTTTAAATTTTATAAGTAGTGTTATAGTTTCGTTTGTTTGTGCTTTGATACCTTTTTTTTGGGCAAGCTTTATTATTGCACCGTTGAGGGCATCTATTTCCGTTTTTTTACCTGATTTCAGGTCATAAAACATTGATGGAAAGTGCTTCTTTGTTGGTGGTATAAGATTTTGGTAAAAATGTTTTATGTATTCTTCAGAGTTTTCCCAGCGGAGTTTTATATCATTTGCCTTGGTTACTAAAAATATCTCTTTTATTATATTTTCCATTATCTGACGGGTGTATTTATTTTCTGCAAGATCACCATAGCTGCACTCAAGCAAAGCCCCCAAAGGATTTAATGCACAGTTATAAAGGATTTTATCCCACAATATCTGGTAAACATCAGGTGCGAAAGATGCAGGTATTCCGCTTTTTCTTATCGTTTCAACGATGTTCAGCACCTTTTTTTCAGGGATTGTTTTGGAAGGATCACCAATCCTTACATCGTCTGCGCTTACTGTTATTTCAACACTGTTTTTATCTACAATTTTTGAACCAAATATCACCCTTGATAAAAGGACTTTATCTTTACCAAAAATCTCAACAGCTTTTTCGTAATTCCCGTATCCGTTTTGTGCTATAAGTATTAAAGTTTCCTTTCCAACTATAGGTTTTATCTGGTTAAGGGCTTTTTCTGTGTCGTACGATTTTACTGTAAGTATAACAAGGTTTATATTTTCTTTTATCTGGGAAGGATCGCTGTAAATACCATCAAGATTTGCTGTATGATCTCCCCATATACCCTTTACCCTGACTGTATTTTTCTCAAAATTTTTTAGATATTTTTCCTTTGTTATCCCGAAAACTGTATTACCTGAATTTTTTAAGAAGGTTGCGAAAGCTATGCCAAGTGCTCCAAGTCCTACAACAGCTATGTTCATAATCCCAGATATTTTGCTATCTCATTTAGATCAGGAGGCATTTCCACAGGCTTATCGCTTGCTTTTATCACAGTATCAGGATCTTTAAGACCGTTTCCGGTCAGGGTGCATACAATAGTTTCATCACCTTTGAATAAACCTCTTCTATATGCTTTTATCACACCTGCGATAGATGCTGCTGAAGCAGGTTCACAGAAAACACCCTCAGACGATGCCACAAGCCTGTAGGCTTCCAGTATCTCCTCATCTGAAACAGCATCAATAAATCCGTTGCTTTCTCTGGCTGCCTGCAATGCCGGTTGCCAGCTGTAAGGATTTCCTATTTTTATGGCAGTTGCTATCGTTTGTGGGTTTTTAATGGGGAAACCTTTGACAATAGGTGCTGCACCTTCTGCCTGCCAGCCTATCATTCTCGGCAGTTTTGTTGATTTGCCTGCTTTATGATACTCTTTGTATCCTTTCCAGTAGGCTGTTATATTTCCTGCATTTCCCACAGGTATAAAATGAAAGTCTGGAGCATCTCCAAGAGCATCAATAATCTCAAAAGCTGCCGTTTTCTGCCCTTCTATTCTGTAGGGGTTAACTGAGTTGACAACTTCAACAGGATATTTTTCTCCTATTTCCCTAACAATACTGAGGGCATCATCAAAATTACCCATCAGAGCTATTATTTTTGCTCCGTAAACCATAGCCTGTGACAGCTTACCTAAAGCAACAGCTCCTTTTGGGAGAATAACATAGGCGTCCATTCCTGCCCTCGCAGCATAAGCGGCGGCAGAGGCAGATGTGTTTCCTGTAGATGCACATATTACGGCTGTTTTCCCGCTTTCCTTTGCTTTTGATATTGCGAGGGTCATTCCCCTGTCTTTAAATGAGCCTGTCGGGTTAAGCCCTTCGTATTTGAGGTATATTTTTAGATCTTTGTCGGGTGCTATTCTTTTAGAAAGGTTAGGTGCATGTATTAAAGGTGTGTTCCCCTCACACAATGTAACAACAGGAGTATTTGGTGTAACAGGTAAGAACTCCCTGTATGCCTTTATTATCCCTTCCCACTTGCACAAACCCAAAACAGATCTTCCTCCTGAGATTGTTAGGTCATTATTATATCATTTTCAATTTTTACTTAAGTTCATCTCTTTAAACAGCTCTTCTGTTATTGGTCCTTCTGCTTTTCTGTTTATAAACTGCTGAACTATAGGATCCGGATTGTTTTTAATCTCTTCAGGTGTTCCTATGGCGTATATAACACCTCTATGTATCATTCCAATCCTGTCTCCGATACCAAATGCACTGTCAAGATCGTGGGTGACGACTATAGACGTTACACCCAAAGTGTTTCTCAGATTAAGGATAAGATTGTCAATCATGGCACTTGTAACAGGATCAAGCCCTGATGTAGGTTCGTCATAAAGGATTATCTCCGGGTTTGTTGATATTGCCCTTGCAAGAGAAACCCTTTTTCTCATTCCGCCGGAAAGCTGTGAAGGATAGAGATGTTCAATCCCCTTAAGACCTACTAGAGACAATTTCTCCTGTGCAAGTTTGTAGATCTCTTTATGGGGCATGTCAGTATTTTCAAGAAAATAAAAACCAACATTTTCCCAGACCTTAAGGCTGTCAAACAGGGCACCTTCCTGAAACAGATAACCCATTTTTTTTCTGAACTCTATAAGCTCTTTTTTTGAAAGTTTTGTTATGTCTGTATTATCTATTATTATCTGACCTTCTGTAGGTTTTAGCAGCCCTATTATATGTTTAATTGTTGTGCTTTTTCCGCTCCCACTTCCTCCCATAAGAACAAAGATTTCTCCTTCATACACATCAAAAGATATGTTTTTAAGAACAGTTTTATCACCAAATTTTTTTGTTAAATTTTTTATCTGTATTTTTACTTTTTTTCTCATGAAGATTATTTTACAGCATTTTGATAAACTCTGAGAGCTCAATAGGTTTACTAAACAAATATCCCTGTCCGTAACTGATATCAAATTCAGTGCACTTTTCTTTTTTGATGTCTGAATCTATAAACTCGGCGACTGTTTTTATATTTAGATC belongs to Persephonella sp. and includes:
- a CDS encoding DUF481 domain-containing protein, whose translation is MKKKLFVYGLTALAVSNSFAQEEKAEWKTHGELSYVKTSGNSDTETFATKIETNWKKTVNRFLGKGEFLYGKTNNKENTNKLYLLGRWERLLNERLFGFVQGDYLRDKFSGYNYKTVWSAGLGYDIIKTEKHILKGLASLGYTFSDYKDGKNKDYTTGSAEFDYRWKIRENLTFKQLLRYDTNLEDTNVYFIKSDSSLAVKINAHFSMGIGYKVAYQNKPPSANIEKTDTTFLTSLIVDF
- a CDS encoding HEPN domain-containing protein, yielding MNELLKKAEEELSQVEELLEVEFCDDGLVFYHLQNAVSFLLKALAEEYKVQIKEEDGILDIIGKLKEKTTIKFPEWIDQIIELEDISSSDGCGATICYDMDMYGDIIYAVYQLKEFVKSQVEK
- the thrC gene encoding threonine synthase, whose amino-acid sequence is MCKWEGIIKAYREFLPVTPNTPVVTLCEGNTPLIHAPNLSKRIAPDKDLKIYLKYEGLNPTGSFKDRGMTLAISKAKESGKTAVICASTGNTSASAAAYAARAGMDAYVILPKGAVALGKLSQAMVYGAKIIALMGNFDDALSIVREIGEKYPVEVVNSVNPYRIEGQKTAAFEIIDALGDAPDFHFIPVGNAGNITAYWKGYKEYHKAGKSTKLPRMIGWQAEGAAPIVKGFPIKNPQTIATAIKIGNPYSWQPALQAARESNGFIDAVSDEEILEAYRLVASSEGVFCEPASAASIAGVIKAYRRGLFKGDETIVCTLTGNGLKDPDTVIKASDKPVEMPPDLNEIAKYLGL
- a CDS encoding NAD(P)H-hydrate dehydratase codes for the protein MKLLKAREMAFADENTIKLTGIPSLVLMENAGRTASQIILDRLDFRSAVVVAGTGNNGGDGLVIARYLLLAGKDVKVFILSDSTKKLSEDNKKNLEIYETFGGSVSLIGEDKLRKMINPLKEADITIDAIFGTGFTPPVRGYREKAIHLINRYSKKVVAVDIPSGLSTDTGKIEGIHTKADITITFAYPKPAHILYPVCEYCGDVYVVDISIDRQYLKAINRYLLEPSDIKLPVRKKNSHKYTYGHLLVIGGSKGKTGAVIMASKSATASGSGLVTAVVPEELDGIFENALIEEMTIPVHSKDGMFGRNSVKQIKQIIKNGKFTSIAVGMGMSVNQNTTEIIRELLKVKMPLVIDADGINNLSLIDNFKNLLKKRKYPTVLTPHIGEMSRLTGIKTKDISDNMEEVSKEFSAETGVYTVLKGSRTVISTPDGKVFYSIRGNEGMATAGTGDILAGILGTMVYRLGAEEGVKTGVYLHGLSGDIASRFINVESMKATDLIRFIPDAFDLLRSYRKSYSFYYPLDPLKDLINSYPE
- a CDS encoding TonB-dependent receptor, whose protein sequence is MKKLLLSALFVFPAFGYSLNGISVESGYGTQSDVSKVTSPSDIITKEEIDEKHPFDIKDIIFNRNGFSYSSAGGFGQTVSLYLWGTDPKRTVMFIDGIRINDFTTPNISPAYELLLLDDIQQIEVIKGVQSGVWGADAVGGVINLITEKPKKGFHIKMKGLIGDYNTKKAGFTLSFANEKIDILLGYHWLKTSGFSAAEPKKSDPDYGKRWDEIGWERDPYRNDTLNFKMGWNITEKDRFETVIKSIDAVIHYDAAAGVDAKDYDNPFGWGVSQYFNHYSQQFYKLQYNKSFKNNKITAFFSKSIFKRSQYNGYEGRYTEYSLKDRFDYSGGFVNFGFSRQDFVQNKSGGTVLNRRYHNNGYFLTNVYTFKNITLSQSLRHDSYSSFKDKTTWKLGGKYFVKKDIFVFANWGSGYNIPTIDQLYNPWWGNPNLKPENSRQWDIGTGFKSFSITYFRYSFRDKIDYNSVSGRYENLTGKTKINGIDASYSRFLPAVKSYIRINYTYLDSKDPQGKRLPRRALNQFGFDLVWYPDEMVNIGFSGVYVGKRKDTNNAQTGYYTVINSFANFNINKNLLAYVKINNITDKYYQTIDGYATEGRSLYAGMQLKW
- the rph gene encoding ribonuclease PH yields the protein MRPDGRSPTQLRPIKIVRDFNIYAEGSVLIEMGNTKVIITASVEEKVPPFLRGSGQGWITAEYAMLPRSTESRNIREVVRGAPSGRTQEIQRLIGRSLRGVVDLRKLGERTLWVDCDVIQADGGTRVASITGAFIAVADAMIKITESGVVKQNPLKDYVAAVSTGIVGKDVVLDLNFKEDSSAKVDMNLVMTGSGNFVEVQATGEEYSFTQQEFDKMLEYGKLGINKLLHIQKQFIEGMPSIGHWKRKNIKEFVYVDTGGS
- a CDS encoding adenylosuccinate synthase; the protein is MGKSLVILGSQWGDEGKGKIVDLLTPDYDYVVRYQGGSNAGHTVIVGDKKYALHLIPSGILREGKKNIISNGVVIALEELIAEMEKVKEVCGDFEGRLFISDRAHIVFPYHKILDGLSEKKKGKDKVGTTLKGIGPAYMAKYARTGIRIADLFDPPYFKARLESAMGEAREIAEKIYGESFDLSVERVYDETLKLFEKISDLVADTSLMLDTALRKGERVLFEGAQGTMLDIDMGTYPYVTSSNASALGLCNGTGVSPKLIGQAEVYGVSKAYVTRVGAGPFPTELNDGVGQKLRDEGHEYGTTTGRPRRCGWLDLVALRFAARVNGMDGLIITKLDVLDHFDEIKVAVAYEYNGEIIRDFPASLKILESCKPVYKTLKGWDRNTFRLKDKNQLPDEAWEFIKTVEEETGVPVVMLSTGPERSEYIWLK
- a CDS encoding 2-dehydropantoate 2-reductase encodes the protein MNIAVVGLGALGIAFATFLKNSGNTVFGITKEKYLKNFEKNTVRVKGIWGDHTANLDGIYSDPSQIKENINLVILTVKSYDTEKALNQIKPIVGKETLILIAQNGYGNYEKAVEIFGKDKVLLSRVIFGSKIVDKNSVEITVSADDVRIGDPSKTIPEKKVLNIVETIRKSGIPASFAPDVYQILWDKILYNCALNPLGALLECSYGDLAENKYTRQIMENIIKEIFLVTKANDIKLRWENSEEYIKHFYQNLIPPTKKHFPSMFYDLKSGKKTEIDALNGAIIKLAQKKGIKAQTNETITLLIKFKESNPV